GAATTGGATCGAAGATTTTCCAGTCTGCAAGTTGCTTAACAATTGATTTTACGCTTGGAATGATCTTTCTAAGAGTTCCATCTTCAAAAAGAGGTGAAATTTTATCATAAATCCCTGCAGAGGTTTTCTCCACCTCATCTTCTATTGAAGGTTTCTGCTTAATGAGTTCATCCAGCCAATCTACGAGCGAGATCTTGTGGTTCTCAACTTTAGCCCTCTCTTTCCTGATAACTTCTGCATTATCTCTGTATCTCTTATGAGCCATGCACTCCCAAAAAGCACCCTTTAAAATCAGCTCCAGCGTATTTCTCAGTAATGTGTAGGCAGCATTGTAATACCCCGAAAGTGATTCTAATAGGGATCTATGTGCCTGATCGAAAGCCTCGCTGTGATAAATAAGAAATGCTGATTTTGCCTGAAAATCTTCATTGGAACTTATCAAGTGCGTGGGTATCAGCATGAATTCGTGAATAGAGTCATGTGCTTTTCGTATTTTTTCAAAATCGCATTTCTGAAGAGAGATAGCAATATGGGGGATATTCAGTTCTTTTAAACAATGTGAAAATGCCTTCCTGAAAATACTGTCTTCAGCCATTTTTATCTCCTCATTTTTCATCTTCACACCTAAATTTAATGCCTCGAAACTTCTTTAAGTTTCCTTGTAAGCTCCCTTCCAATCTATAGGTGTCTCCCCTATCGGTGTATTCTTGAACTCCTTTTCCCACTTGAACTTGATCATCTTTTTTCACCCACCACTGCCGATACAAACGTTCCAGCTACGTCTCCTATCACCATGCTGGGCAGGGATTCAACGAAGTACGTTATCACATTGGTCAATCTCCACTCCATTTCCTTAGGTGGAGTTCCAGAGGGATTGAAAATCGCCGGCAACATAAATGACATTAACGTGATAATGAATATCATCGATCCCACATCTGAGTAGAGTTTGTACACGTCAAAACCCCATAGCTGATACGTTATGAACCCAACGAAGGCAAAAATTATGAAGAGTATGAGCTGAGTTTCAAGATCCATGACTGTCACCCCAACTTAAACCCGAGAGCCTCGAAGACCTCTTGGACTTTCCCCCTCACTTCCTCTTCCTGTTTGAGTAGTTTGGCCATCTCTTCGCTGTACTCCCTCATCTTCTCCTCAAATGTCCTCTGATCATCAAACTCTAACTTTACACCGACATATCTTCCAGGAGTCAATACGTAGTTGTTCTTCGCTATCTCCTCTATTGTGGCAACTTTAGCAAAGCCCACTTCATCTATCTCGTCGAGTTTACCTTCTTCAAAGAGACGGAACTTCTCGACTATCTTCGCTATGTGCTCATCTGTTAGAATGTTCTGTCTCCTTGATATTGGCTTATAGAGGTTCTTGGCGTTAATGAAGAGAACTTTACCCTTCATGTGCTCAGGTTTCTTCTTTCTCATGAACCACAGCGACACCGGTAGCGATACGTTGTAGAACAGCTTCGGCGGCGCCGCAACAATCCCGTAAACCAAATCCTTTTCAATAAGCTTTCTTCTTATCTTCCCCTCCAGTCCGCCTGCTGAAAGAGCCCCGTTGGCCATGACAAACCCAGCCTTACCGTTCGGGGCAAGGTGATAGACAAAGTGAAGTATCCACATGTAGTTGGCGCTGTTCTCGGGTGGTATCAGTGTCTCCTCATCGCTCACTATTTTAATCCTCGGGTCATCTTCGCTTATCCTGTTCGCTCCCCACCTGCTGTCGTTGAACGGTGGGTTTGAAACCACGAAATTAAACCTCTCATGCATGAACTTATCGTCGTGATACGAATCTCCTAACTTTATGTCTCCCTCGGCCCCTCTTATCGCCAGGTTCATCTTACATATCTTCCACGGCCCTTCCTTTGACTCCTGTCCATATATCGCCAGTCTTGTTTTATCCACCCCCTCCCTTTCGAGAGCTGCTACAAAGAATCCACCGCTTCCACATGCCGGGTCGAATATCTTTCCTTCCTTAATGTCTAACACTTCAACGATTAACTTCGTCAGTGAACGTGGAGTATAAAACTCTCCTCCTTTCTGTCCCTCAACCTGTGCGAACTTTCCAAGGAAATATTCGTAGATCCTGCCGAAAAGATCCCTTCCATCTTTTCCCTTTCCAAAGTCAATATCGGTGAAGAGGTTAATCAGGTACGCTAGGTCCTCGGGGGCCAAGTTTATCTCGGCATACTTTTTGGGTATAACATCAGCTAGATGATCAGGATACTTATCTTCGAGAATGGAGATTGTGTTATCTATGATCTCCCCTATGTTCGGCTGGTTTGCGTTCTTTTTGAAATAGCTCCATCTGGCCTCTTCTGGGAGATAAAACACTCCAGCCTCGATATAATATTCCTCGTCCTCCAAAACGGCCCTTCTCATCTCTGGATCTTCGATGTAATCTTCGCTCTTGGGATTTCCAAACCTTTCTTCAAGCTCCTTTCTTCTCCTCTCAAAAGCCTCTGAGAGGTACCTTAAAAAAACCAGCCCCAATACTATGTATTTATACTCATGAACTTCAACCTTCTTTCTCAGTTTATCGGCTGCAGCCCATAGCTTCTTTTCAAGCTCCGGTTCCAGTTCATGATAGCTTCCCCTCCCTCTCCTAACTGTATCAGTTTTAATTCTATCCTTTTTCATTCTCTCCATCTCCGCTTTCTCTTTCCGCTTATTTACATCCTTCCTGTACGATCTGGAAAGATACTCATCGAGTGTTGGCATTAGTATCACCAAGTTCTGCTCTCAGTTTCTTTTCTTATATTATTTAGTCTCCACCTTTTAGAATCTTTTCCCGAGCATCCATAGTGTACTCTCCAGAATTCAGTTTGTTATTATCTCCCTATCCCCGAAACATGGAAAAAACCTGCTCCAACGCTAAAATCTCCTTTTGCTTTGCAAAGCGCTGACAGAAAATTGCGTGCTTTACTCTCTTGAATTGATATAATAGTCAGTATTAGGAGAAGAGAATAGAAAACCAGATTTAATTCAAGGGATCTTTATGGATATAATTGGATCCTCGAAGATGTTGTAGTAGTATC
The genomic region above belongs to Thermococcus stetteri and contains:
- a CDS encoding type I restriction-modification system subunit M, with the translated sequence MPTLDEYLSRSYRKDVNKRKEKAEMERMKKDRIKTDTVRRGRGSYHELEPELEKKLWAAADKLRKKVEVHEYKYIVLGLVFLRYLSEAFERRRKELEERFGNPKSEDYIEDPEMRRAVLEDEEYYIEAGVFYLPEEARWSYFKKNANQPNIGEIIDNTISILEDKYPDHLADVIPKKYAEINLAPEDLAYLINLFTDIDFGKGKDGRDLFGRIYEYFLGKFAQVEGQKGGEFYTPRSLTKLIVEVLDIKEGKIFDPACGSGGFFVAALEREGVDKTRLAIYGQESKEGPWKICKMNLAIRGAEGDIKLGDSYHDDKFMHERFNFVVSNPPFNDSRWGANRISEDDPRIKIVSDEETLIPPENSANYMWILHFVYHLAPNGKAGFVMANGALSAGGLEGKIRRKLIEKDLVYGIVAAPPKLFYNVSLPVSLWFMRKKKPEHMKGKVLFINAKNLYKPISRRQNILTDEHIAKIVEKFRLFEEGKLDEIDEVGFAKVATIEEIAKNNYVLTPGRYVGVKLEFDDQRTFEEKMREYSEEMAKLLKQEEEVRGKVQEVFEALGFKLG